Below is a window of Candidatus Cloacimonadota bacterium DNA.
CAAGACCCTGCCCTCCGGCATCCACATCATCGTTCCCATTTTCGACAAGATCCGCCCCATCCACTGGCGCTACAACAAGGCGGACTACCGCGGCAACGTGATCGTCACCCAGCGCCAGGAAAACCGCATCGACCTCCGCGAAACCGTTTACGACTTCCCCCGTCAAAACGTGATCACCAGCGACAACGTTTCCATCAACATCAACGCCCTGCTCTATTTCCAGGTCACCGATCCCTACAAGGCCGTTTACGAGATCGGCAACCTCCCCGAGGCCATCGAAAAACTAACCCAAACCTCGCTGCGTAACGTGATCGGCGAACTCACCCTCGATTTCACCCTCACCTCCCGCGACACCATCAACGCCAAACTGCGCGACATCCTGGACGAAGCCACCGACAAGTGGGGCGTGAAGGTCAACCGTGTGGAGCTGCAGGAGATCCTGCCTCCGGAAGAGATCCGCACCGCCATGGAAAAAGAGATGCGCGCCGAACGCGACAAACGTGCCAAGATCCTCC
It encodes the following:
- a CDS encoding SPFH/Band 7/PHB domain protein, whose protein sequence is MTVPILVGITIALFVITLISRSIIVVRQAEVVIVERLGKYFKTLPSGIHIIVPIFDKIRPIHWRYNKADYRGNVIVTQRQENRIDLRETVYDFPRQNVITSDNVSININALLYFQVTDPYKAVYEIGNLPEAIEKLTQTSLRNVIGELTLDFTLTSRDTINAKLRDILDEATDKWGVKVNRVELQEILPPEEIRTAMEKEMRAERDKRAKILQADGEREFQIRVAEGDKTAKITRAEGEAQAKLLVAEAERKSIELIASSVKDSKTDPAQYLIALKYVAAFSEVTKQGDKTVVIPYESSALLGSVKTLANIFEK